One window of Pelobates fuscus isolate aPelFus1 chromosome 9, aPelFus1.pri, whole genome shotgun sequence genomic DNA carries:
- the LOC134573467 gene encoding olfactomedin-4-like translates to MRLFLIIALSVCQANAASLEVNSTGSLDENGVCKCAIILPDTTFPVERMEFLEMANYNLSLNVQQAVFKIQSYQVTLVASLQKLKNLTRRVEVMELGGISYTELDFELLKLEIREMESLAIQLRASFNGSSTLVETLFVEIQNISIMVNQLESHDKNNVLAVKREIASLRKRLEDCEKHQDNPAVPPVPYGTCKHGGIRNISKPFVVQLNYLGFAYKFGGWGKDSMLGADQDIHWVAPLTTDGRSMNSIRFYPSYDDLLLYKKPTDKVLTKPIAYNNIDYSSSGQGGGVIMFNESMYYNCYNTRDLCKFNTKTNAVERKTLTDATFNNRFSYASTQWQDIDLAADEDGLWVIYSTEQNAGNLIISKLNPTSMIVEKTWTTSQYKLGVTNTFMVCGILYATRTLNTRREEIFYMYDTKTSTEGKLSIPFDKMMENIQCLSYNPNDHKLYMYNDGYLVTYDLNYNPLP, encoded by the exons ATGAGGCTTTTTCTGATCATTGCTCTGTCTGTCTGCCAGGCCAACGCTGCCTCGCTG GAAGTTAATTCCACAGGATCACTGGACGAAAATGGAGTCTGCAAATGCGCCATTATCCTCCCGGATACGACCTTCCCTGTTGAACGTATGGAGTTCCTTGAGATGGCAAATTATAACCTGAGTCTCAATGTCCAGCAGGCGGTCTTTAAG ATACAAAGTTACCAGGTGACACTCGTTGCATCCCTCCAGAAGTTGAAGAACCTGACCAGGAGGGTGGAGGTGATGGAGTTGGGTGGAATCTCTTATACTGAGCTGGACTTTGAACTGCTGAAGTTAGAAATAAGAGAGATGGAATCCTTAGCTATCCAGCTCAGAGCTTCCTTCAATGGATCTAGTACTTTGGTGGAGACTCTCTTTGTAGAG ATCCAAAACATATCCATCATGGTGAACCAACTGGAATCACATGATAAGAACAACGTCCTTGCAGTGAAACGAGAAATTGCCTCCTTACGGAAACGCTTGGAGGACTGTGAGAAGCACCAAGATAATCCAGCTGTCCCACCTGTCCCCTACG GAACTTGCAAACATGGAGGAATTCGAAACATCAGCAAACCATTTGTGGTACAGCTCAACTATTTAGGGTTTGCCTATAAGTTTGGAGGTTGGGGCAAGGATTCAATGTTAGGGGCCGATCAGGATATCCACTGGGTGGCCCCTCTGACTACGGATGGGAGATCCATGAATAGTATACGCTTCTACCCTTCATACGATGATCTCCTGCTCTACAAAAAACCTACAGACAAGGTCCTCACTAAACCTATAGCATACAACAATATTGACTACTCCAGCAGTGGACAAGGTGGTGGTGTGATCATGTTTAATGAATCCATGTACTACAACTGCTACAATACCAGGGACCTCTGCAAGtttaatacaaaaacaaatgcaGTGGAGCGTAAAACGCTCACAGATGCCACATTCAACAATCGGTTCTCTTATGCCTCCACTCAGTGGCAAGACATTGACTTGGCTGCCGATGAAGATGGTCTTTGGGTGATTTATTCCACAGAGCAGAATGCAGGAAATTTAATTATCAGTAAACTGAATCCAACCTCCATGATAGTAGAGAAGACTTGGACTACCTCCCAATACAAGCTTGGAGTTACCAACACCTTCATGGTATGCGGTATTCTATATGCAACACGGACTCTTAACACAAGAAGGGAAGAGATCTTCTACAtgtatgacaccaagacaagtACTGAAGGGAAGCTGAGTATCCCCTTTGACAAGATGATGGAGAACATTCAATGTCTGTCCTACAACCCCAATGACCACAAGCTCTACATGTATAATGATGGCTACCTGGTCACTTATGATCTCAACTATAACCCACTTCCATAG